In Aegilops tauschii subsp. strangulata cultivar AL8/78 chromosome 3, Aet v6.0, whole genome shotgun sequence, one genomic interval encodes:
- the LOC109774760 gene encoding 17.5 kDa class II heat shock protein-like yields the protein MAGMVFGLENPMMTALQHLLDIPDGEAGAAGGEKQGPTRAYVRDARAMAATPADVKELPGAYAFVVDMPGLGSGDIKVQVEDERVLVISGERSREEKEDAKYLRMERRMGKLMRKFVLPENADMEKISAACRDGVLTVTVEKLPPPEPKKPKTIQVQVA from the coding sequence ATGGCGGGCATGGTGTTCGGCTTGGAGAACCCAATGATGACGGCGCTGCAACACCTGCTGGACATCCCAGACGGCGAGGCCGGTGCAGCCGGTGGAGAGAAGCAGGGCCCGACGCGCGCCTACGTCCGCGACGCGCGCGCCATGGCGGCCACCCCGGCCGACGTGAAGGAGCTGCCGGGCGCGTACGCGTTCGTGGTGGACATGCCGGGGCTGGGGTCCGGCGACATCAAGGTGCAGGTGGAGGACGAGCGGGTGCTGGTCATCAGCGGCGAGCGGAGCAGGGAGGAGAAGGAGGACGCCAAGTACCTGCGGATGGAGCGCCGCATGGGCAAGCTGATGCGCAAGTTCGTGCTGCCAGAGAACGCCGACATGGAGAAGATCTCCGCCGCGTGCCGCGACGGCGTGCTCACCGTCACCGTCGAGAAGCTGCCGCCGCCCGAGCCCAAGAAGCCCAAGACCATCCAGGTCCAGGTCGCCTGA